CGGGATGATGCGGAAGAGGCGCACATGATGGAGGGCGAGCGCGACATCGCCCGGCAGGCGGCCGCCGAGGAAGGCCACATCGTCATCGCGCCGACCACACGGGCCTTCGGGGAAACGCGCACGGCAAAGGACATCCGCGATGATAAGATGCACTCCTGCCGTGACCAGCTTGTTCACGACCTGCTGCTCGGAAGAACGCCCATCGGCGAACGCGTGTGGGACACGTCCCGCCTGATCGACTGGGCGGTCGCCAATCTGCCAATCGACGCCAATCGCATCGCCATTACGGGCAACTCGGGCGGCGGTACGATATCCCTCTTTGCCTCGGCCTGCGAAACCCGGATCGCCCTCTCGATGCCGGGGTGTTATTTCTGCACGTTCGTGGGCAGCATCGGGATGATTCGCCACTGCGAGTGCAACTATGTGCCCGGCATGCTTCGGCTGGGCGAAATGTACGACGTGGCCGGTCTGATCGCTCCCCGGCCCTTCTGCGCAATCGCCGGTCGGCATGACCCCATTTTCCCCATCGACCACGTCCATGCCGCCTTTGACCGGCTCAAGGCCGTCTACGCGGCCGCAGCCGCCGAGGATAAATGCGAGCTGGCCGTCGGAGAAGGGGGACATCGGTTCTACAAGACACCGGCCTGGGACTTCGTGCGCCGGCATTTCGGCACGCGGGCGTGAAACGCGAATGTTCCCATACCAGACTCGGAATCCAGGCAACGCCTTCGGCGGAACGCTTTCCCCGTGTCGAAAAACACGTGGAGTCCATGCGGAAAATTCTTGATAACTTCCAGGGATTCCATATAGTTTTCTCAGATAACAGGATCATCGGCAACCGGTCATCAAGGAGCGCATCATGGAAAGCGCCACGGTTCGAATCGATCCGCGTGAAGAGATCGGTTTCATGCATATCGACGAGACGGACTTCGGGTCCTTTACCACGGCCCAGCGCATCCGTCATCTTGAGGTCGAGGGCTACGTACACCTGCCGGATATGCTCGACGACGACCACATCGCGCGTTTGAAGGCAGATCTGGCCGATGTGCCCATGGAGTGCAAAGATTACAGTGATTGCCAGACCTATTGCCTGGAAGCCCAGTGGCTCAGTCCGGCCATGGCCGAACTGATCGGCCATCCACCCATGATCGAGTTTCTGGAAGCGCTTATGGGGCCCGATATCGTGTTTACCCGGGGACTGTTCACGCGGACGCTCTCGGGTTCGCCACCCATTTCCATGCACACGGACGGCCAGCCCTACGGCTCCTCCATCTTCAGCTACGAGGGCAGTTCACCAAGGCTGGTGCGCGTGCTCTACTACCTCGACGATCTGCCCCCTGAACGGGCGCCGTTCCGGGTGGTTCCACGCTCGCACCTGTCCTTTCACGCCCATGGCAATCCGTATGTGCGCTACAAGTCCCATCCCCAGGAGGTGACCCTGTGCGCGAAGGCGGGGTCGGCCCTGGTCATTCCCAAGGATGTCTTTCACGGCACCCATCCCAACCGTGATACGGTACCCCGGGAACTGATTCAGTTCGGTTACCGTCCGGCCTGGTCCGGGCCCGTCCAGCCCATGGAGGAGTGGGATCCGGGGGACGTGGCCGCCGCGCCCGTCCAGGCCAGACCTTTTCTTCAGAGTCCGAACAAGACCGGTCTGGAATGGCAGCAGCCGCACAAGCCCAAGGGGATGAAGAGCGAAGCGCCGGGGATCAATCCGGACAGGTGGGGAGATTGAACTGCCTCAACCCGGGTTTCACAAGTTGCCGGCGGGATAAATCGGGGACGGACACCCCCAGGAAGGGACATCAGTATGGCGGGTACTGCCTTGCGTAGCATCCAGCGTACCGCAGTAATGGCCGTGATGCTGGCCGCCTCGATTTCTACGGGCCGCACGGCCTCCGCGCAGACCGAATTTCACCTGCAGGCGGGGAAACTCAGGAATCCCTTCGCGCAAAAGAGCGTGGAGTCCCTGGTGCTCACCGTACAACAGGCGTCTCAATGGAAGCTTGGGGACAGCTTCTTCTTCCTTGACTATATCGTTGACAGGACGAGGGACGGATTTAACGACCGTGATTTCTACGCCGAATGGTATCCAACCCTGAGCATCGGCAAGCTGAAGCAGACGGAAGCGCGTCTGGGTAAGATTTCCGATGTCGCGTTTATCGCCGGAATCAACATGGGCGCCGATGCGAAGGTGTTCAAGTTTCTGCCGGGGCTCCGGGCGTCGTGGGATATTCCGGGCTTCCTGTTCCTGAATACCGATCTCACCGCCTATATCGACCGGAACTTCGGCGTGAAGAAGGATGGTGCGCCGAAGGAAGGGAACAGCTTTACGTTCGACGTGAACTGGGCCGCACCATTCAAGATAGGAGAACAGGCCTTCGCGATTATGGGTCACATGGAATATATCGGGAGCAGATCGAACGAACTCGGCGGCCGTTACGACGGCTCCATCCTCGCACAGCCGCAGTTTGTCTGGGATCTCGGCCAGGCCATGGCCAACGAACCCAATCAGTTTCTGCTCGGATTCGAGTACCAGTACTGGCGCAATAAGCTCGGCACGGACGAGGACGAAAACACCATCCAGTTTCTGGTGGTCTGGCGCCTCTAGGACGGCCCTGTCACGCCGATTTCATGGTCAATCACCGGATTGCCGGGCGGGAGTGTCCGGTGACTCTTCGGTCATCGAGGCTCCCGCCCAACCTTTGGATATCCTGATGAAAGCCGCCGTAATGGATGCCTTCGAATCGCCCCTCGAGGTGCGGGAAGTCCCTGATCCCGTACCGGCGGAGGACGGCGTCGTGATCGAGGTGCGGGCCAACGGGATCTGCCGGAGCGACTGGCACGGATGGATGGGTCATGATACGTCGATCCGGCTGCCCCATGTGCCGGGGCACGAATTCGCCGGTGTGGTCGTCGAAAAGGGCGGCCTGGTGCGGAACTGGCGGGTCGGGGACCGGGTGACCGTGCCCTTCTGCGGCGGATGCGGCGTCTGCGCGCAGTGCCTGGCCGGCAATCACCACATCTGCGACAACGAGTACCAGCCGGGGTTTTCCGGATGGGGCGCCTTCGCCGGATACGTGGCCATGCCGTACGCCGACGTGAATCTCGTCCGCCTGCCGGACGAACTGGACTTCGTCGAGGCGGCGAGCCTGGGCTGCCGGTTCATGACGGCTTTCCGCGGCGTGGTGGACCAGGGCCGGGTCACCGGCGGCGACAGCGTGGCCATCCACGGCTGCGGTGGCGTGGGGTTGTCGGCAATCATGATCGCGAAGGCCCTGGGCGCCACGGTGATCGCCGTGGACATAGACGACGACCGGTTGCAGTTGGCGAGGGACTTCGGCGCCGGGATGACGGTGAACGCCCGGACAAGTCCCGACGTGGTCAGGGAAATACGGGAGAAGACGAGCGGCGGCGCCCTGATCTCGATCGACGCCCTCGGCAGCAGGGTCACCAGCCGGAATTCCATCCGCTGTCTTCGAAAAAGAGGCCGTCACGTTCAGATCGGCCTGACGCTGGCCGACGAGGCGGATGTCTCGATTCCCATGAACGCGGTAATTGCAAAAGAGCTTGAAATCGTGGGGAGCCACGGCATGCCGGCCCACCGGTACGCCGACCTGCTGCGCATGATCACATCCGGCGTGCTACGCCCCGGACGCCTGGTCGGCAAGACCGTTGCCCTAGAAGACGCCGGCGCCGAACTGGAGGCCATGGGCCGCTTCAGCCAGACGGGCGTAACGGTCATCGACCGATTCTGACGTCAACTGCCGGTTCTGACAGTCATCGCCCGGTTCTAAGGCGTTCATAAACCGCATCCGGCACCGGTCGAGATTCTCGCCGCTATTTGAAAGGCACACGCATGGCCGAGAAGGACATCATTGCGCTCGAAAGGCAGATATTCGAACTCACCGCGAAGCTGAACGAGTTGCGGAGAAACAACGATCCGCGGCCGGTACCCGACTACCGATTCGCCACGCTGACCGGAGAGGTCACCCTGCTCGACCTGTTCGCCGGCCGTGACCGCCTGCTGGCCATCCACAACATGGGACAGGGCTGCCGGTACTGCACGCTGTGGGCAGACGGATTCAACGGCATGCTTGCCCATCTCGAGGACGCCATTTCCGTCGTGCTCCTTTCAGGCGACCCCCCTGCCTTGCAGCGTGATTTCGCCAATTCGAGGAACTGGCGCTTCCGCCTCGCTTCCCACGGCGGAGGCGAGTACATCGTAGAGCAGACGGTGATGGAAGGCGTGGAGAACATGCCCGGCGCAGTGCTCTACGAACGGCAGGGCGACCAGGTGCTACGAAAGAACAGCTGCGTATTCGGCCCCGGCGACCTGTACTGCTCCCTCTGGAACCTGCTGGGACTCGCCGGACTGGGTGAAGCGGAATGGACCCCGCAGTACCGGTACTGGCGACAGCCCGGGAAAATGGACGACGGCGGCGCCAATCTGCTGGAATAGCGACTCGACCCGTTACAGCGGTTGGCGCGGTGCGCGACAGGCCTGCGGGAGGCGTGGTGTCAGACAGTCCAGCGATCAGGTTGTTCCAACGAAACTGGTTTCTACGTGAAGAGCGGTTACCGGACACCACGTACGCAGAAGAGCGCTTCATCGAAGCCGCCATTGGACAGGACCCCGGTCGATGGGACGGCCGACCGGACTTGACGCGGATGGCGGAAATCCTTGCCGAACATCCGACTGTTCTCGATCACATAGGCTCCCACTTGCTCACGGTGATTGTCGGAATGCGCGGCTGTGGAGGCGCGGTAACCATTCTCCTCGGTCGCGGGGTTACGCTTAACATCGACCCAATTGCCTACAACGTACTGCACGAAGCGGCCTGGGCGGGCTCCGCGGATACGCTCGAAGCCGTTTTCACATCGGGCGCGGCGGACGCCACCTCGGTTTCCGTCGAAAAGCCCCACACGGGCTGGCCCGCGAATCTCTCCCTCATGTACTGGGCCGCCTGGGGCGGATTTCCTGAAGTCGCCAGGCTCCTGATCGCTTACGGCGCCGGGAAACATCACGAACTACCTATTAAAGGCAACGGGGAGCGGGGAGAAACCTCCCTGCACGAGGCCGCGGCGCCGGGACTCTGGGGCGACGAAGATTCACCCAGGAACCAGGGTAAGCGAGAAGTCGCCCGCATGCTTATCGAGGATGGTGCGGTGTACGACGGATGCGCGGCGGCGGGATTGAACGATGCGGAACAGCTCGGCAAACTGCTGGCTGCCGATCCCGGCACCGTTTCGGCGACCGGCGCTTACGGGATGACTCCCCTGCACTGGGCGTCGAGGGCGGGTTCGCTGGCCTGCGTCAAGCTGCTGCTGGATTATGGCGCCGATGTGGACGCACGGAACAAAGCGCGCCGAACCCCTTCGCAACTGGCGGCGGAAAGCGGCCGGGCGGAGGCCGTGAGGCTGCTGGCGGAGGCCGGCGCCGATCTGGACACCCAGGACCGCAAGGGACGTACTCCACTCCACAGGGCGACGTACGAAGGACACGCCGAGACCGCGGAAGCTCTGCTCGCCGCGGGCGCGGACAGGGCCGTGCTGAACAGGAACGGCAAAACCGCCTTCGAAATCGCGCGGCAAGGCGCTTCTTATCTTAAGAAACGAACCTGATGTCCGCCTACTCTGAGGTAAAACAATGAACGTCCTGCTCAGGATGAACCTGATCGAACCACTGGTCGACGAAATTCGCCGGGTTGACGAGAGCGTACGGGTGATACGTACAGATTCGGAGGAGGAAGCCCTGGCCGTAATGCCGGAGATCGAAGTAGTCTGCGGCGAGATCACCCGGGCCCTGTTCGCGCGAAGGAGGAAACTCGCCTGGATCCAGAGTTGGGGCGCCGGGGTGGACGGACTGCTCTATCCCGAACTGGTGGAAAGCGACGTGGTGCTGTGCAGCGCGAAGGGCTTTGTGGGCGTGCACCTGGCCGACCACGGCATGGCGCTGTTGCTCACTCTGACCCGGGGAATCCATACCGCGATCCGCGATCCGGGCTGGGCACCGCGCTGGCCGATCCGCGACGCCTCGTGGGAACTGGCGGACCGGACCATGGGCATCGTGGGACTGGGCGGAACAGGCCGTGAAATGGCCAGGCGGGCGGCGGCCTTCGGCATGCGCGTCGTCGCCGTGGATCCCGAGGATGTCGAAGTGCCACCCGAAGTGGAAGCCTGCTGGGGCATGGAGCGTTTCCACGCACTCCTGGAACAGTCCGACGTCGTGGCCGTCTGCGCGCCGTTGACGGCGGAAACGGAAGGGTTGTTCGACCGGGCAGCCTTCGCCCGCATGCGCAACCACGCGTTGTTGATCAATGTAACGAGGGGAAGGATCGTCGACGAAGCGGCCCTGCTGGAAGCGCTCGAAGGCGACCTGATCGGCGGAGCGGGCCTGGACGTGGTGCCGCAGGAGCCTCTACCTGACGACCATCCACTCTGGAAGATGGACAACGTGGTGATTACGCCCCATACGGCCGGGGGATCTCCCAACCGGGACGGCCGGTGCGTGGCGTTGTTCTGCGAGAACCTGAGGCGTTACCTGGATGGACTGCCGCTGGTGAGCGTGATCGACAAGCGCAAGGGGTACTGATAGGGGTGGAACAAGATTAAGCAGATAGGATTCTCACACGAGATTGAACTTACTAATCCACCTCAGTTGTGGTTTTCCTATTCGGTTTCAAGAATATGAATGACCTAAACGTTGAATTTCGTAGATTAGAAATCAGTCACCAGGCAAAAAAAGTAGAACTGAGAATCTGAATGCTTGATTTAAACATCCTAATGTAACGGCGATATTCCAGCTATCTCTCCAAGTGTGGGAGCGTTTATCGCCGAAGCTAGTGGGGTTTGTTTAGAACACAATGGTCATAAACGTGGCAAGACTTTTTCGGTCCGTGGTTATCGACAGAACCAGCATTCAATAGATTGGCCTACGATTACAAGTCAGTCTGTGGTAGCATGGAACGACCTTGAACAGGCTACTGAGTATGGTGCCGTAGCCATTGCAGTTTTGGTCGCTAAAGAGGAAATCGCTGACGAGTTACGAGAACTAATGGAACAAGTCAATTTTCACCGGCACCTATTACTAAGGGGTGTTACACTAGAAGAAACTGAAATCCAAATGAGTTTATCAGGTCAGGGGGTCGGGTTTGGACTAATTAGTCAAGTCGACCTGTTAGATCGTATTGATACCTCGTCAAATGTCCTGCGGCGTATTGCCGAACGGCGAAGCAATAGACCTTTCAGGGAGAAAGGCAGGGTGGGGAAATCTTTAGGAGACTATCAACTGTACGTTTCTACTCCAAGATCTGCAAGTTTTGCGGTGACCTTAAAGGTAGGTAGACCCACAGCTCAATTGTCAATTGATGGAATAGATAATAGGCCCTTAGCCGTCATAGATGAGTTTCTGGATCTATTTGAACTAATGGGGCAATCAAAAGTTCCTGAACTAAAAGATCGGATTCGTGATCCAGCCTACTTGCGGAACTTCATCGCTCTATCAGAGAAAATAGCGCCGGATGG
This region of Gemmatimonadota bacterium genomic DNA includes:
- a CDS encoding phytanoyl-CoA dioxygenase family protein, with protein sequence MESATVRIDPREEIGFMHIDETDFGSFTTAQRIRHLEVEGYVHLPDMLDDDHIARLKADLADVPMECKDYSDCQTYCLEAQWLSPAMAELIGHPPMIEFLEALMGPDIVFTRGLFTRTLSGSPPISMHTDGQPYGSSIFSYEGSSPRLVRVLYYLDDLPPERAPFRVVPRSHLSFHAHGNPYVRYKSHPQEVTLCAKAGSALVIPKDVFHGTHPNRDTVPRELIQFGYRPAWSGPVQPMEEWDPGDVAAAPVQARPFLQSPNKTGLEWQQPHKPKGMKSEAPGINPDRWGD
- a CDS encoding nucleoside-binding protein, producing the protein MAGTALRSIQRTAVMAVMLAASISTGRTASAQTEFHLQAGKLRNPFAQKSVESLVLTVQQASQWKLGDSFFFLDYIVDRTRDGFNDRDFYAEWYPTLSIGKLKQTEARLGKISDVAFIAGINMGADAKVFKFLPGLRASWDIPGFLFLNTDLTAYIDRNFGVKKDGAPKEGNSFTFDVNWAAPFKIGEQAFAIMGHMEYIGSRSNELGGRYDGSILAQPQFVWDLGQAMANEPNQFLLGFEYQYWRNKLGTDEDENTIQFLVVWRL
- a CDS encoding zinc-dependent alcohol dehydrogenase family protein, whose product is MKAAVMDAFESPLEVREVPDPVPAEDGVVIEVRANGICRSDWHGWMGHDTSIRLPHVPGHEFAGVVVEKGGLVRNWRVGDRVTVPFCGGCGVCAQCLAGNHHICDNEYQPGFSGWGAFAGYVAMPYADVNLVRLPDELDFVEAASLGCRFMTAFRGVVDQGRVTGGDSVAIHGCGGVGLSAIMIAKALGATVIAVDIDDDRLQLARDFGAGMTVNARTSPDVVREIREKTSGGALISIDALGSRVTSRNSIRCLRKRGRHVQIGLTLADEADVSIPMNAVIAKELEIVGSHGMPAHRYADLLRMITSGVLRPGRLVGKTVALEDAGAELEAMGRFSQTGVTVIDRF
- a CDS encoding DUF899 family protein, which codes for MAEKDIIALERQIFELTAKLNELRRNNDPRPVPDYRFATLTGEVTLLDLFAGRDRLLAIHNMGQGCRYCTLWADGFNGMLAHLEDAISVVLLSGDPPALQRDFANSRNWRFRLASHGGGEYIVEQTVMEGVENMPGAVLYERQGDQVLRKNSCVFGPGDLYCSLWNLLGLAGLGEAEWTPQYRYWRQPGKMDDGGANLLE
- a CDS encoding ankyrin repeat domain-containing protein, translating into MSDSPAIRLFQRNWFLREERLPDTTYAEERFIEAAIGQDPGRWDGRPDLTRMAEILAEHPTVLDHIGSHLLTVIVGMRGCGGAVTILLGRGVTLNIDPIAYNVLHEAAWAGSADTLEAVFTSGAADATSVSVEKPHTGWPANLSLMYWAAWGGFPEVARLLIAYGAGKHHELPIKGNGERGETSLHEAAAPGLWGDEDSPRNQGKREVARMLIEDGAVYDGCAAAGLNDAEQLGKLLAADPGTVSATGAYGMTPLHWASRAGSLACVKLLLDYGADVDARNKARRTPSQLAAESGRAEAVRLLAEAGADLDTQDRKGRTPLHRATYEGHAETAEALLAAGADRAVLNRNGKTAFEIARQGASYLKKRT
- a CDS encoding D-2-hydroxyacid dehydrogenase — encoded protein: MNVLLRMNLIEPLVDEIRRVDESVRVIRTDSEEEALAVMPEIEVVCGEITRALFARRRKLAWIQSWGAGVDGLLYPELVESDVVLCSAKGFVGVHLADHGMALLLTLTRGIHTAIRDPGWAPRWPIRDASWELADRTMGIVGLGGTGREMARRAAAFGMRVVAVDPEDVEVPPEVEACWGMERFHALLEQSDVVAVCAPLTAETEGLFDRAAFARMRNHALLINVTRGRIVDEAALLEALEGDLIGGAGLDVVPQEPLPDDHPLWKMDNVVITPHTAGGSPNRDGRCVALFCENLRRYLDGLPLVSVIDKRKGY